Genomic window (Rosa chinensis cultivar Old Blush chromosome 6, RchiOBHm-V2, whole genome shotgun sequence):
CCATATCCAACCGTTCGGGTGCACGATTGCAGTGGAAGAGTCCACCTTCAGGGTCATTGCCTACAGCAAGAACGCCCGGGACCTGCTCGACCTGATGCCCCAGTCGGTTCCAGTGCTCGAGAGGCGGGAGATCCTCACAATTGGGACTGACGTCAGGACGCTCTTCACGCCTTCCAGCTCAACTTTGCTGGAGAAGGCTTTCTGCGCTTGGGAGATTACTCTTCTCAACCCAATTTGGATACATTCGAGGGTTTCCGGCAAGCCGTTTTACCCGATTTTGCATAGGATTGATGTTGGGGTTGTCATTGATTTGGAGCCTGCTAGAACAGAGGACCCGACTCTGTTTATAGCCGGGGCGGTGCTGTCTCAGAAGCTGGCCATGAGGGCGATTTCGCAGCTACAGTCACTACCCAGTGGGGATATTAAGCTTTTGTGTGACATGGTGGTGGAGAGTGTGAGGGAGCTTACTGGGTATGATAGAGTTATGGAGTACAAGTTTCATGAGGATGAGCACGGGGAGGTTTTGGCTGAAGTGGGTGAGCTCAGGCTTCTTCTCACATGAAGAACAGAGGTGGGTTTCGTGGAGctagaagaaggaagaagaaagagataaaaacgaaggaaaaaaaaaacagaaaaaaattattaaaaaaaaaagaattgagggcataatagacattttggtgtcaaattaacagcgtcattgacgtcgtgtactgataatgggtcgagtttcagatttcgtgtaccgaaatgattggtttgaaactttatgtataagaattatcagtggcctttacttggtgtactgtttgcgaaattttccctattAAATATATACAAGAGTTGAACTTTATATAAACATGATCAAAACCTTTGTATCAAGGGATAGTGCCCAATGGcacaaaacatcaaaacaaaagaaggaaGTTTACCATGAGAGAACTCTTAACACTCAGGCACTCGTTTCATAACCATGCCTAAGTATCTACAAATTCTGTAATTAatgtaaataaattttgatagAAATTCCACATGAAGGTTTCATAATCTACAATGTAAATTAATTCTAACAGAAATTCCGCATGAAGCTTCTCttagattgttgtaaaaataTGGAACGAAATTCCTGTAAAATTAAAGCACAAAATAATATGGTAATATCTTGggaaataacaataataatagaaataagATAACATAAgcaaagtaagaaaataatatatatatatatatatatttatataggaAAAACTTATCGAGTCGAGGCGTGCAAGCATAATGTCCTAAGAGAATATTTGTTCCTACTGCACAAGGTCGAATGATGAACTTCCCCAAAAGTACAACAACTCTTCGAGCTCCATCGTGCAGCTAAGAAGTTCCATTCAACCTTAATCACCCATGCACTCAAAACGGTGTACAAGTAAAGTAGGTGTATGTATAGTTTGTAAGAGTATCTTTGGTAAAGGTATTTGGCTAGAGTACACTACAAAAATATTGTTTATTGATAGCACAAATTAATAGCGTTTTTCCCTTAAGTGCTATTATTTGTCACTTttaagacccaaaaaaaaaaaaaccaatattGAAATGCTATAGTATTACTGGAAAGGTTACCGCCAACAGAAAAGCGAAGGCGGGATTAAAAATTTTGGTTTCGCGGTTTGGCTTATTGGTTTAGAGCGTTTAGCTTATCGAACGAATAAAATAACAACGGGAGTTTATTAGAGCGTTTTCACTCCACCGCTGCCGTCATcgccattctctcttctcctcctcGCATCCTCTCACTCCCCTTCATCACTGCCACTACCGTCATCGCCATTCTCTTCAATTCTTGTGAGGTCACCAGAAAAAGTGAGTTTATTCTATTCCTTATGTTTTGCTCTTCTAAGCTTCGTGTTTTGGTGGTTTTCTTTCACAGGTGAGATTGGGTATTTGGACTGAGTTTTAATctatttgggtttttgtttcccTTGATTTCTTCGATGGGTTTTTCTGTCTCTTGAAGATTGGGTGCTTTGATTTCGTGTTTGTGAAAGTTATTTGTTGTTTTTGCAGTTCTGATTGAGCGAGGCGATTTGAGGGGCTCTTTCTCAAACTAGACAGCAGAGCTGCTGCTTTACAATCATTCGAACGACCAATATCTTCAACTCTCTTTGGACTTTTCTTCGAGGTTCGTTTCGCTTCGTTCGTTTGGTCATGATCGATTTCTGTTCCAACAGCTCTCTCTTGCTtatttttgacttttgcttaTTCTGTGTGTTGGTTTTGGTTGCTGACGGTGggtgagagaaaagaaagagagagatggaaaccagaaagaagaggaagaggacggGAAAAGAACAGGGAGATGAAAAGAGGAAGTAGAAAGAAAATAGAAGGGAGGGGAGCGCGACTagttgaaaaagaaagaagaatgagaaGTACAAAGGGGGAGACGGAGAGCgattgagaagagagaatttGTGAGTTTGGGGTTTTTCTCAAAGGCTGCGATTGGGTATTTCTAGATTGGAGGAGACTGAAGCTATAGAATTGTGTGAGTTTCGATTGAGTGttagaaggagaagaaggatgAACGAATGGGAATGAGAGTTTGATTTTGCTGCTCTTGAAACTGAACTGTGGGAAGGCAAAGGGAGGAAGTTTTCAGAAGTGAAGGGTTTGCATTTGGGTTGTTTAGCATCTACGGTTGACTTGCTTTATGTTCTTTTAGTTTCGGTTTTAGAAGAGTTTGGGTAACGGGGCAGTGGAGAGTaggttttcttgttttggtcGACTCTTGTAAAAGAAAAGCACTTTTGTTTGTAAGTACCACTTGGAATCCTTTTGGGATCTAATTGCTAACTTAGTTCTGATGTGAACATATTCTTTACCTTTTTATTTATAGCAAATTAATAGCTCATTGTTGTACAACTCTTATTGTAACATGATGAGCTTAATGCAGAGGAGCTTCTTATGTACTtttcaaattacaaaatatggAACTATATTTGTCTAGCTGGTTAGTTACTAAATGTTAGGGACGCATATCTGCTTATGGAACTTTATTTGTTTGGAACTGACCATCTTCAATTAGCTGACAATGTATCTATTGAACAGGAAATTGCTTTGGCTCCCACAGCAAGCTAAAAGCATTTACAATGGCATTGGAATTTCAAGCTGATGGTTGATATACCAAGTTGTTTACAATCAGGTCCTTACCAACCCtttatcataaaaaaaaaaggtccttACCAACCCTAGGTACTTGCTCTTCACTTATATCAAGTAGTTTCTTATCAGTTGTCCTTTTTAATCTTTCAGTGGGACTTGATTAATCACTTGCTTGTTTGACCAGTCATAACTCTATTATATGATCCCTGTTGCCATGGTATACTCtaatcttaattaattaatatttttgaggcaTGAGAGAGAATTTAAGAGTCCTGAATTCCATTCTACGGAAACACTCTGGGAACGACTCTAGATGGCTTGTAAACATCAAACGGGTAACGTTTGACAAAGGATAACAAAGAAGATTAGCAGTTCGTTGAATGCTCCATAATAAGATAAAGCAGCTGAGGCATCTATTCGAGTGTCTGCACTTGCAGTTATTTCAAGAAGCTTTGGGATGTTCTGACCATGAGCTCTCATGCAAGGAAATTCAACACCAGATTTTTCTTTGGTTGTATCTAGGTTGTGCTTTTGTCTGTCTTCATTGTTTATATAGCTATATCACTCTTTGTTTTATCTCTTTTTGTAGGAATGTTATAATATACTTAACGCGATCAGTGGGTAGTGAAATTAATAGTAACAACATTCATTATGTGGATATTGCTTCTGGCTTGTACCCTAGACTGTTCTGTTATCCCATCTCACTAAAAGTAAGAACGAATGGTCTTATTTTTGTAATAATGTCAAATCTGTCAGTCCATCCTGATAAATCCAGCTAGAACAATACTTCCATTTCTTTTGTCACGGTTGCACCTATTAGACTGTCACTGATGTTTGTGTTGTTCTACATTGCAGTGTCAGCACTTGCTACTAAACCAGTTGAATGCGACTGCAGTGTCGCAGACATTTGAAAGCAGTTCTTTCTGTGGTTTATTTCTCTATCCTTGCCGGGTCCTCTTCCGCCCTTCTATCCCCCAAGTTCACTTGGTAAGTCTTGACCGAACTTGTAGAACTTTTGACTTCTTTAATTGGAGACGAGAAATTTGCACGTCAATATGCTGCCAGGGTATATGtgctttgaaattaaactgACCTGTAAGAACTTTGGTTTTCCATTTCATTCTGAACAGTTTTTCCTCAATGTTCTTTTGCTCAAGAAACTAATTTCTACCAATAAAATAGAGCTCAAGAGAAGACTGTTGGAACCCTCGTCCATTAATTAAAAATGCAGAGTAATGCATGATTATGCTAACTGGGGCAACTGAAACTCGCCTGCTAGCCATATTTTAttgtaaatttatatatatttcattgggtgcatcACTCTTGATGACACAGGTTATCTGTTGGGACAAGTTAATGAATTAGATCTTTTTAAGTACTtttcaaattacaaaatatggAACTTTATTTGTCTAGCTAATTAGTTACTTTCAGTTTATATATTCTAGGGATGCATATCTTTTATCATCAACatgcggtttttttttttttttaatagcttCAGGTTGAGTCCTTGATCTTTCCCCAAAATCTAGCAGGGTTGAAGATCTAATGCTTCTTCTGATGCTGGAACCCAGCTCCCTATCCAGTGGAGATGTCTGTACTCTGTAGCTTTATTTCTTCAATATTTGGGTAAGTACAGGGCAGTGTGATTCTAAGAATAGGAAATTGAATGATATAGTTCCTTTTCCAACATCTAATTTATTCATCCATTCACTGGAAATTCAGAAAGGAGGTTCTATGAATGGTAAAATTATGCAAGTATGTAGTGGTTAAgtttctcttttgtttaaacCTATTAACAAATTAAGTTGATTGCTTGAGATGAGATTGATAGTTAAATGCAAGAAAATGATAATATTTGGTCATGGATCG
Coding sequences:
- the LOC112171348 gene encoding phytochrome B-like encodes the protein TAYLSKIQKGCHIQPFGCTIAVEESTFRVIAYSKNARDLLDLMPQSVPVLERREILTIGTDVRTLFTPSSSTLLEKAFCAWEITLLNPIWIHSRVSGKPFYPILHRIDVGVVIDLEPARTEDPTLFIAGAVLSQKLAMRAISQLQSLPSGDIKLLCDMVVESVRELTGYDRVMEYKFHEDEHGEVLAEVGELRLLLT